One Entomomonas asaccharolytica DNA segment encodes these proteins:
- a CDS encoding OprD family porin, protein MNKAKLNLLAVTITTLIPTIAIAEQQQDTSNSILNQSAQAESAGFLEDSNLNVLIRNVYFNRDFRNSSNSNMTQDGKERQSYREEWAQGFIATYESGFTQGTVGFGVDAFGMYGFKLDTGRGRNGAGLLPIDSHGKAENNYAKASGAVKMRLSNTTLKYGEQIVDTPVFATDDARLFPETAEGFLLTSNEIKNLTINAGHFTSLRAMNQTYRDSIDNGWGLYNYRGTGLKRADFIGGTYQFTDNLSASLYYSDVKDFWKKKYVGLDYAIPIDEKQAVNFSFNYYNTKSQGPVKHLSRQVYNGDKINSNVWSLQASYTYDAHKFTLAHQRVTGDGPGNPYGVDGGGAIYLANSVQYSDFNNENERSWQARYDLDMSKYGAPGLSFMTRYIRGTNISEYLRDSNKSGGKVTESEHNIEAKYVVQEGPAKDLSVRVRYAIYRSSGFSDDVNELRIITEYPWDLMGMFKK, encoded by the coding sequence ATGAACAAAGCTAAATTAAACTTACTGGCAGTAACTATCACAACCCTCATACCCACTATAGCCATCGCTGAACAACAACAAGATACATCAAATTCTATACTAAACCAAAGCGCGCAAGCTGAATCTGCTGGTTTTTTAGAAGATAGTAACTTAAATGTGCTTATTCGTAACGTTTATTTTAATCGTGATTTTCGTAATTCTAGCAATTCAAACATGACACAGGATGGTAAAGAACGCCAAAGTTATCGAGAAGAGTGGGCGCAAGGTTTTATAGCCACCTATGAGTCTGGCTTCACTCAAGGAACTGTTGGCTTTGGTGTTGATGCATTTGGTATGTATGGTTTTAAGCTAGATACTGGTAGAGGACGCAATGGTGCAGGTTTACTGCCTATTGATAGTCATGGAAAAGCTGAAAACAACTACGCCAAAGCCAGTGGCGCCGTAAAAATGCGCTTATCTAACACTACTTTAAAATATGGTGAACAAATCGTAGATACACCTGTTTTTGCTACTGATGATGCTCGTCTATTTCCTGAAACAGCCGAAGGGTTCTTATTAACCAGTAACGAAATTAAAAATCTCACCATTAACGCAGGTCATTTTACCTCACTACGTGCAATGAACCAAACTTATCGCGATTCAATAGATAACGGTTGGGGTTTATATAATTATAGAGGTACGGGATTAAAACGCGCTGACTTTATTGGTGGCACTTATCAATTTACTGATAATTTATCAGCTTCTCTTTACTACTCAGATGTAAAAGACTTTTGGAAGAAAAAATATGTTGGCTTAGACTACGCCATCCCAATAGATGAGAAACAAGCTGTCAATTTTTCATTTAATTACTACAATACTAAGAGCCAAGGGCCCGTTAAACACTTAAGTCGCCAAGTATATAACGGTGATAAAATCAACTCTAATGTTTGGAGTTTGCAAGCTTCTTATACTTATGATGCCCATAAATTTACTTTAGCTCATCAACGCGTTACAGGCGATGGCCCAGGCAACCCATATGGGGTTGATGGTGGTGGTGCTATTTATTTAGCCAACTCGGTACAGTATTCAGACTTTAATAATGAAAATGAACGCTCTTGGCAAGCACGTTATGATCTTGATATGAGTAAATATGGTGCCCCTGGTTTAAGCTTTATGACTCGTTATATTCGTGGCACTAATATTTCTGAATACTTACGTGATAGCAATAAATCAGGTGGTAAGGTCACTGAATCTGAACACAATATTGAAGCAAAATACGTTGTACAAGAAGGACCTGCTAAAGATCTAAGCGTGCGTGTTCGCTATGCTATCTATCGTTCTTCTGGCTTCTCTGATGATGTTAATGAACTTCGTATTATCACTGAATATCCTTGGGATCTTATGGGGATGTTTAAAAAATAA
- a CDS encoding HIT domain-containing protein — MFILDEYLNKDCIAIGNFPLCQLLLKNDKKYPWFILVPRRNDTMEVFDLLPDEQHQLWAEVTAFSELVKDVFKADKINIGALGNIVSQLHIHVIARYKNDVAWPQPVWDKLPAKPYEETEIEAIKKQLQEVMPVTFSFK, encoded by the coding sequence ATGTTTATATTAGATGAGTATTTAAATAAGGATTGTATTGCAATTGGTAATTTTCCGCTTTGCCAGTTATTGTTGAAGAATGATAAAAAATATCCATGGTTTATTTTAGTTCCAAGACGCAATGATACGATGGAAGTATTTGATTTGTTGCCTGATGAGCAACATCAGTTATGGGCAGAAGTAACTGCTTTTAGTGAGTTAGTAAAAGATGTTTTTAAGGCTGATAAGATCAATATTGGTGCATTAGGTAACATTGTTAGCCAATTACATATCCATGTCATAGCACGTTATAAAAATGATGTTGCTTGGCCTCAACCTGTATGGGATAAACTACCTGCAAAACCTTATGAAGAAACTGAAATAGAGGCCATTAAGAAGCAGTTGCAAGAAGTAATGCCTGTTACGTTTTCATTTAAGTGA
- a CDS encoding SlyX family protein, which yields MTELEARITDLESRQAFQDDTIQALNITIVKQQQLIDLLERKVQLLIKGHNELLEQWREIEDSIPPPHY from the coding sequence ATGACTGAATTAGAGGCACGTATAACTGACTTGGAAAGTCGACAGGCTTTCCAAGATGACACTATTCAAGCACTAAATATTACCATTGTAAAACAACAACAGTTAATAGACCTTTTAGAAAGAAAGGTACAGTTATTGATAAAAGGGCATAATGAGTTATTAGAGCAGTGGCGTGAGATCGAGGATAGTATACCACCACCTCATTACTAA
- a CDS encoding FUSC family protein, translating into MNALLQPFICPSLDAVKFAIKVSIAAGSALFFAFCVDLSQPQWAAATAVIVAQPHSGMVVSKGLARLVGTIMGTIVALLMTALFSQTPWLFIIAMAVGLTICTAASTVIRSIWSYSFVLAGYTTAIIVLPDVFKPLSIFDYAIARCTEICLGIICTSVVFAILWPVRVHHGLVTEASNTWKAGMLSACSALKGENVNESLLNSLAKIVAVDAQREHALFEGSDGKNRAKAIQDMSHDILALLRAARGVARQWKFLSRDSVEQLQPWLDDCIEKLTIPTHKSLTQLAKSLYEAGRVNKEMEQKDILARLEMVIRHAIAAGLDLASVRSGKLHRRAKATYLSIHRDYSLGLFFGLRTGLAFFVLAAFWMLWGWPINEASGALMMVAVTCSLFANRENAAQISMGFLRGIGYAVVVAFVVSQLIIPSWSGFPLLWLAIGVPLFFSSLGLVKPEIAGTCTIFSINIVMLCRPANHGFQSTEMFINQGLAMPIGIIAAMLAFHLIKINTPYWQGRYMLSAMLKDLRKLTQSSVGGAETWFGGRMADRLILLARHREIMAANAEERWNDALHVMDIGDEILNLRSSLIGQKVLSTDLADYLEVLVKVFEKEPDSINTLLLDEASEKFKSAIRKKEVDTNSLLALSSVKQLQQIWSAWSQEQSTQKEESYGAA; encoded by the coding sequence ATGAATGCTTTATTACAACCCTTTATTTGCCCGAGTTTAGATGCTGTAAAATTTGCTATTAAAGTGTCTATTGCAGCAGGTTCAGCATTATTCTTCGCGTTTTGCGTAGATTTAAGTCAGCCACAATGGGCGGCTGCAACTGCTGTCATTGTAGCTCAACCACATTCAGGGATGGTGGTAAGTAAGGGGTTGGCTCGATTAGTAGGCACTATTATGGGAACCATAGTGGCATTATTAATGACAGCACTATTTAGCCAAACACCTTGGTTATTTATTATTGCTATGGCTGTTGGTTTAACTATTTGTACTGCAGCCTCTACAGTGATTCGTAGTATTTGGTCTTATTCATTTGTATTGGCAGGTTATACCACCGCTATTATTGTGTTACCTGATGTCTTTAAGCCACTTTCTATTTTTGATTATGCTATTGCAAGATGTACAGAAATTTGTTTAGGGATTATATGTACTTCTGTAGTGTTTGCTATTTTATGGCCAGTTCGTGTTCATCATGGCTTAGTAACTGAGGCATCTAATACTTGGAAGGCAGGTATGCTATCCGCTTGTTCGGCATTAAAAGGAGAAAATGTTAACGAAAGCTTATTGAATAGCCTTGCTAAAATTGTAGCTGTGGATGCACAGCGTGAACATGCACTGTTTGAGGGCAGCGATGGTAAGAATAGGGCAAAAGCCATCCAAGATATGAGCCATGATATTTTGGCGTTATTAAGGGCTGCAAGAGGAGTAGCAAGACAATGGAAGTTTTTATCGAGAGACAGTGTTGAGCAACTACAACCATGGCTTGATGACTGTATTGAGAAACTAACTATACCTACCCATAAATCTTTAACTCAATTAGCTAAAAGCCTTTATGAAGCTGGTCGAGTTAATAAAGAAATGGAACAGAAAGATATTTTAGCACGATTAGAAATGGTTATTCGTCATGCGATTGCAGCTGGTTTGGATTTAGCCTCGGTACGTAGTGGTAAATTACACAGAAGGGCGAAAGCTACTTATTTATCAATACATAGAGATTATTCATTGGGGTTGTTCTTTGGATTGCGAACAGGCTTAGCTTTTTTTGTGTTGGCTGCCTTTTGGATGCTGTGGGGATGGCCCATCAATGAAGCAAGTGGCGCGTTGATGATGGTAGCGGTAACCTGTAGCTTATTTGCTAATAGAGAAAATGCCGCTCAGATAAGTATGGGATTTTTGCGTGGTATTGGCTACGCGGTAGTTGTGGCTTTTGTCGTGTCTCAGCTTATAATTCCTTCATGGAGTGGTTTTCCATTATTATGGTTAGCTATTGGTGTGCCCTTATTTTTTAGCTCGCTTGGCCTTGTAAAACCTGAGATTGCTGGTACTTGTACTATATTTTCTATTAATATTGTAATGTTATGTCGGCCTGCTAATCATGGCTTTCAGTCCACAGAAATGTTTATCAATCAGGGTTTAGCTATGCCAATAGGTATTATAGCAGCGATGTTGGCATTTCATTTGATTAAAATAAATACACCTTATTGGCAGGGGCGATATATGTTAAGCGCCATGCTAAAGGATTTAAGGAAGTTGACACAAAGTTCAGTGGGTGGTGCAGAAACCTGGTTTGGTGGACGTATGGCAGATCGTTTGATTTTATTAGCACGCCATCGAGAAATAATGGCAGCAAACGCTGAAGAGCGTTGGAATGATGCGTTGCATGTAATGGATATAGGGGATGAAATACTTAATCTACGTAGTAGTTTAATAGGGCAAAAAGTGTTAAGTACCGATTTAGCTGATTATTTAGAGGTGTTAGTGAAAGTATTTGAGAAAGAGCCTGATAGTATTAATACACTACTGTTAGATGAAGCGAGTGAAAAGTTTAAATCAGCTATTAGAAAAAAAGAAGTAGATACTAATTCATTATTAGCATTGTCATCTGTTAAGCAGTTACAGCAAATTTGGTCTGCTTGGAGTCAAGAACAATCTACACAGAAGGAAGAAAGTTATGGGGCTGCATGA
- a CDS encoding DUF1656 domain-containing protein, producing MGLHEVAIGGIYVSPLLVFAILALPITKGVLMLIQKTSLPQWIWHEMLFICALYLLIFCILTLIVGVFF from the coding sequence ATGGGGCTGCATGAAGTAGCTATTGGTGGTATTTATGTTAGTCCACTGCTAGTTTTTGCAATATTAGCATTACCTATTACTAAAGGTGTTTTAATGCTTATTCAAAAAACCTCATTACCACAATGGATATGGCATGAAATGTTGTTTATTTGTGCATTATATTTATTGATTTTTTGTATATTAACATTAATTGTTGGCGTCTTTTTTTAG
- a CDS encoding efflux RND transporter periplasmic adaptor subunit — MRSVIRVGVTLFVVVLAIIAAILLWRFYMLSPWTRDARVRADIVTIAPDVAGWVIELKVKDNQQVNEGDILMTIDKDRYQAAYDQAKAIAETKKQQMYLKQHEAKRRRILGSQAISAELLENAQIEAAIAKGEYDQSLAQLELAKLNLDRSVVKAPRSGQITNLQLVQGNYIKEGQAAMAIVVKDSLYIQAYLEETKLPGVKAGMPVAIRLMSGSKLLKGRVEGISSGITDRNATPDGQLLADVEPTYNWVRLAQRIPVRIEFDEIPEDIHLAAGMTASVRIGEPRFADLFILW, encoded by the coding sequence GTGCGTTCAGTTATACGTGTAGGCGTGACTTTATTTGTAGTAGTGCTTGCTATTATTGCAGCCATTTTATTATGGCGATTTTATATGCTGTCACCATGGACAAGAGATGCTAGAGTCAGAGCAGATATCGTTACTATTGCGCCTGATGTGGCAGGTTGGGTAATAGAGCTTAAGGTAAAAGATAACCAGCAAGTGAATGAAGGTGATATATTGATGACGATTGATAAAGATCGTTATCAGGCCGCTTATGATCAGGCAAAAGCAATTGCTGAGACGAAAAAACAACAAATGTATTTGAAACAACATGAAGCGAAACGTCGTCGTATACTTGGTTCACAAGCTATTAGTGCTGAATTATTGGAAAATGCTCAAATAGAAGCAGCTATTGCTAAAGGTGAGTATGATCAGTCTTTGGCACAACTTGAATTAGCCAAACTTAATTTAGATAGGAGTGTTGTTAAAGCGCCACGTTCTGGACAAATTACTAACTTACAACTGGTACAGGGTAACTATATTAAAGAAGGCCAAGCCGCTATGGCTATTGTGGTGAAAGATTCTTTATATATACAAGCCTATTTAGAAGAAACCAAGTTACCAGGCGTTAAAGCTGGAATGCCCGTAGCTATACGCTTGATGAGTGGTAGCAAGTTATTAAAAGGACGAGTTGAAGGCATTAGTAGTGGTATTACGGATCGTAATGCTACACCAGATGGACAATTATTGGCAGATGTAGAACCTACTTATAATTGGGTTCGTTTGGCTCAGCGTATCCCCGTGCGTATAGAGTTTGACGAAATACCTGAAGATATACATTTAGCAGCAGGTATGACGGCAAGTGTAAGGATTGGGGAACCAAGATTTGCTGATTTATTTATTTTATGGTGA
- a CDS encoding MaoC family dehydratase, protein MPNIIQTITYDAIEVGQKATIERNVEEKDILLFAAASGDNNPVHLNAEYAATTNFKKPIAHGMLSAGFISAAMACHLPGPGSVYLTQTLEFLRPVHAGDTLRIEIEVLEKLPKNQVRLSTKVFNQRNKRIVVGDATALLPNESVAIEMAELPKVAIG, encoded by the coding sequence ATGCCAAATATAATTCAAACTATTACTTATGATGCCATTGAGGTTGGACAAAAAGCTACTATCGAAAGAAATGTAGAAGAAAAAGACATATTATTATTTGCTGCAGCATCTGGAGATAACAACCCTGTTCATTTAAATGCAGAATATGCAGCTACTACTAACTTTAAAAAACCTATTGCACATGGAATGTTAAGTGCAGGATTTATCAGCGCAGCGATGGCTTGCCATCTACCAGGGCCTGGTTCAGTTTACTTAACACAAACCTTAGAATTTCTACGTCCTGTTCATGCAGGCGATACCTTACGAATTGAAATTGAAGTATTAGAAAAATTACCTAAAAATCAAGTACGTTTATCAACAAAGGTATTTAATCAACGTAATAAACGTATTGTAGTAGGTGATGCAACTGCTTTATTGCCAAATGAAAGTGTTGCAATAGAAATGGCTGAATTACCTAAAGTAGCTATTGGTTAA
- a CDS encoding bifunctional prephenate dehydrogenase/3-phosphoshikimate 1-carboxyvinyltransferase, with protein MAELTTEFSYPKLDKVTVIGLGLIGGSFAKAIKERGLSQQVIGFDTSTVTCQIAIQNQVIDYSATSLVDACQHADLIVLAIPILALEKLLPQLAELDLGKAVITDVGSVKGNIVNAVRLAMPDQLPIFVPGHPIAGSERSGIEAANSELFINHKVILTPTEQTSLSALQLVTDIWLALGANVEQMSVEHHDEILAATSHLPHLLAYGLVDCLAKNHDNLDIFRYAAGGFRDFTRIAGSDPIMWHDIFLANKKAVLAVLDSYMQELNELYKAVEEKNGTQLLDVFTRAKAARGHFNKILEERANMNNKSQQQSDLIFIAKPVKQLSGQLQVPGDKSISHRSIIFGSLAEGVTTVDGFLEGEDALATLQAFRDMGVIIEGPENGRVVIHGVGMRGLKAPSGAMYLGNSGTSMRLLAGLLSAQSFNSILTGDTSLSKRPMNRVAKPLREMGAVIETGAEGRPPLSIEGGHLLTGMHYDMPMASAQVKSCLLLAGMYASGETSVTEPAPTRDHTERMLKGFGYPVQVDGATVTIKPEGKLTATNIHVPADISSAAFFLVAATIAEQADLTLTHVGVNPTRTGVLDILKLMGADITLENEREVGGEPVADIRVRSAKLKGIQIPEDLVPLAIDEFPVLFVAAACAEGTTILTGAAELRVKESDRIQVMADGLITLGIKAEPTPDGIIIEGGQLTSGEVWSHEDHRIAMSFVVASIRAQGDVRIRDCENVATSFPNFLELAQQCGINVKQE; from the coding sequence GTGGCTGAATTAACAACAGAGTTTAGTTACCCTAAACTGGATAAAGTTACCGTAATAGGGTTAGGTCTTATTGGTGGCTCCTTTGCCAAAGCAATAAAGGAGCGAGGGCTTAGTCAACAAGTAATAGGCTTTGATACAAGTACTGTTACTTGCCAAATAGCTATACAAAATCAGGTAATTGACTATTCAGCTACATCACTGGTTGATGCTTGCCAACATGCAGACCTTATTGTATTAGCTATTCCTATTCTAGCATTAGAAAAACTTTTACCACAGTTAGCTGAGCTTGATCTAGGCAAGGCAGTTATTACTGATGTAGGGAGTGTTAAAGGAAATATAGTTAATGCGGTGCGTTTAGCAATGCCAGATCAGTTACCGATATTTGTTCCTGGTCATCCTATTGCGGGTTCTGAGCGTAGTGGTATAGAAGCAGCGAATAGTGAATTATTTATTAACCATAAAGTAATTTTGACACCTACTGAGCAAACCAGTTTATCAGCTTTACAGCTAGTCACAGATATTTGGCTGGCATTGGGTGCTAATGTTGAACAGATGTCAGTTGAGCATCATGATGAAATTTTAGCAGCTACTAGTCATTTACCCCATTTATTAGCCTATGGCCTAGTAGATTGTTTAGCAAAAAATCATGATAACTTGGATATTTTCCGTTATGCCGCAGGAGGTTTTCGTGACTTCACCCGTATTGCGGGTAGTGATCCTATCATGTGGCATGATATTTTTCTGGCAAACAAAAAAGCAGTACTCGCTGTTTTAGATAGTTATATGCAAGAGCTAAATGAACTCTATAAAGCTGTTGAAGAAAAAAACGGTACACAATTATTAGATGTATTTACTCGAGCAAAAGCAGCCCGTGGACATTTCAATAAGATTTTAGAAGAAAGAGCGAATATGAACAATAAATCTCAACAACAATCAGATTTAATTTTTATTGCTAAACCCGTTAAACAATTATCAGGTCAATTACAAGTTCCAGGTGACAAATCCATTTCACATCGCTCTATTATTTTTGGTTCTCTAGCGGAAGGTGTAACCACCGTTGATGGCTTTTTAGAGGGTGAAGATGCACTGGCTACTTTACAAGCCTTCCGTGATATGGGCGTGATTATTGAAGGACCAGAGAATGGCAGAGTGGTTATTCATGGTGTTGGTATGCGAGGTTTAAAAGCACCTTCTGGAGCAATGTATTTAGGCAACTCAGGTACTTCAATGCGTTTATTAGCAGGTTTATTATCTGCGCAATCCTTTAACTCGATATTAACAGGTGATACTTCTTTATCGAAACGCCCTATGAATCGTGTGGCAAAGCCGCTTAGAGAAATGGGTGCTGTTATTGAAACAGGTGCAGAGGGAAGACCTCCCTTAAGTATAGAGGGCGGACATCTTTTAACAGGTATGCACTATGATATGCCAATGGCGAGCGCACAAGTTAAATCATGCCTATTATTAGCGGGTATGTATGCTTCAGGAGAAACATCTGTTACTGAGCCCGCTCCTACCCGAGATCATACTGAGCGTATGCTAAAAGGCTTTGGCTATCCTGTTCAAGTTGATGGTGCAACGGTGACGATTAAACCAGAAGGTAAATTAACAGCAACCAATATCCATGTACCTGCTGATATTTCTTCCGCCGCGTTCTTTTTAGTAGCTGCAACCATTGCTGAGCAGGCAGATTTAACATTGACCCATGTAGGCGTTAATCCAACACGTACTGGTGTTTTAGATATTTTGAAGCTAATGGGCGCAGATATTACCCTTGAAAATGAAAGGGAAGTGGGTGGAGAGCCTGTTGCTGATATCAGAGTACGTAGTGCAAAATTAAAAGGTATTCAAATTCCTGAAGATCTAGTTCCTTTAGCCATTGATGAGTTTCCCGTATTGTTTGTGGCTGCTGCTTGTGCAGAGGGTACAACGATATTAACAGGGGCTGCTGAATTAAGAGTAAAAGAATCTGATCGTATCCAAGTAATGGCTGATGGTTTAATTACTTTAGGTATTAAAGCAGAGCCAACACCTGATGGCATTATTATTGAAGGTGGGCAACTAACTTCAGGCGAAGTGTGGAGTCATGAAGATCACCGCATAGCAATGTCTTTTGTCGTTGCCTCTATTCGTGCGCAAGGTGATGTTCGTATTCGTGATTGTGAAAATGTAGCTACCTCTTTTCCCAATTTCTTAGAGTTGGCTCAGCAATGTGGTATTAATGTAAAACAGGAGTAA
- the cmk gene encoding (d)CMP kinase: MAVEQIPLITIDGPSGSGKGTIATLLAKRLGYNLLDSGAIYRVLATAAEKHQIALDDESALVQLAEDLDVVFKVDTNQDKQCILLEALDVSDKIRTESVGNCASKVAALPKVREALLQRQRAFLTMPGLVADGRDMGTIVFPNAPLKFFLTASAEERARRRHIQLKKAGEDVILGSLIDEIRKRDERDTNRSVAPLKPAADAITIDSTTLTIEQVLQEILTEVSKHTIFH; encoded by the coding sequence ATGGCAGTAGAGCAAATACCACTAATCACCATCGATGGGCCTAGTGGTTCTGGTAAAGGAACCATAGCTACATTGCTAGCTAAACGCTTAGGTTATAATTTGTTAGATTCTGGTGCTATTTATAGGGTGTTAGCAACAGCCGCTGAAAAGCATCAGATTGCTTTAGATGATGAATCGGCATTAGTTCAGTTAGCAGAAGATTTAGATGTTGTTTTTAAGGTTGATACAAACCAAGATAAACAGTGTATTTTATTAGAAGCTCTAGATGTTTCAGATAAGATTCGTACTGAATCTGTAGGTAATTGCGCTTCTAAAGTAGCTGCTTTACCAAAAGTAAGAGAGGCTTTATTGCAACGCCAAAGAGCATTTTTAACAATGCCAGGCTTAGTTGCTGATGGTCGCGATATGGGAACTATTGTATTTCCTAACGCTCCTTTGAAATTCTTTTTAACTGCCAGTGCTGAGGAAAGGGCTAGAAGACGCCATATTCAGTTGAAAAAAGCAGGTGAAGATGTTATATTGGGGAGTCTTATTGATGAAATTAGAAAGCGTGATGAGCGTGATACTAATAGGTCAGTTGCTCCTTTAAAACCTGCTGCTGATGCTATTACCATAGACTCAACCACACTAACGATTGAACAAGTGTTGCAGGAAATTTTAACTGAAGTATCGAAGCACACTATTTTTCATTAA
- the rpsA gene encoding 30S ribosomal protein S1, with product MSESFAELFEESQKIQLMQSGSIVTGTVVDIAGDWVIVDAGLKSEGFIPLEQFLNEQGEVTIKVGDDVQVALEAVEDGWGETKLSREKAKRAESWQTLEAAFAAEEVVKGLINGKVKGGFTVDVNGIRAFLPGSLVDVRPVRDTLHLEGKELEFKVIKLDQKRNNVVVSRRSVLEAENSAEREALLENLQEGQEVKGTVKNLTDYGAFVDLGGVDGLLHITDMSWKRIKHPSEVVAVGDEIDVKVLKFDRDRNRVSLGLKQLGEDPWIAIKARYPQGTRAMARVTNLTDYGCFAELEEGVEGLVHVSEMDWTNKNIHPSKVVQVGDEVEVQVLEIDEERRRISLGIKQTRTNPWEDFSTRYNKGDKITGNIKSITDFGIFIGLEGGIDGLVHLSDISWNETGEEAVRNYKKGDEIETIILSVDAERERISLGIKQLEADPFLDYAETHDKGTVVKGTVKEVDAKGAIITLAEEVEGQLKAADISRERVEDARTVLKEGEEVEAKITNVDRKSRVITLSIKAKDVEEEKDALKELRKQDDSAPTTLGDLFRQKLEDQNN from the coding sequence ATGAGCGAAAGCTTTGCAGAACTTTTTGAAGAAAGTCAAAAAATCCAATTAATGCAGTCTGGTTCTATTGTAACAGGGACTGTGGTTGATATCGCCGGTGACTGGGTTATCGTAGATGCTGGATTAAAATCTGAAGGTTTTATCCCTTTAGAGCAATTTTTAAATGAACAAGGTGAAGTAACCATTAAAGTGGGTGATGACGTTCAAGTAGCGTTAGAAGCTGTTGAAGATGGTTGGGGTGAAACCAAGCTTTCCCGTGAAAAAGCTAAGCGTGCTGAATCTTGGCAAACCCTTGAAGCTGCATTCGCTGCCGAAGAAGTGGTTAAAGGCCTTATCAATGGTAAAGTTAAAGGTGGCTTTACAGTTGATGTAAATGGTATTCGTGCTTTCTTACCAGGTTCATTAGTAGACGTACGTCCTGTACGTGATACTTTACACCTAGAAGGTAAAGAGCTTGAGTTTAAAGTTATCAAGTTAGATCAAAAACGTAATAACGTTGTAGTTTCTCGTCGTAGCGTATTAGAAGCTGAAAACAGCGCTGAGCGTGAAGCATTATTAGAGAACTTACAAGAAGGTCAAGAAGTTAAGGGTACTGTTAAGAACTTAACTGACTACGGTGCATTCGTTGATCTAGGTGGTGTTGATGGTTTATTACATATCACTGATATGTCTTGGAAACGCATCAAGCACCCATCAGAAGTAGTTGCTGTTGGTGATGAAATCGATGTTAAAGTATTGAAATTTGATCGTGATCGTAACCGTGTATCTTTAGGCTTAAAACAATTAGGCGAAGATCCATGGATCGCAATCAAAGCGCGTTACCCACAAGGTACTCGTGCAATGGCACGTGTTACTAACTTAACCGACTATGGTTGTTTTGCTGAGTTAGAAGAGGGTGTGGAAGGCTTAGTTCACGTTTCAGAAATGGATTGGACTAACAAAAATATTCACCCATCTAAAGTGGTACAAGTGGGCGACGAAGTTGAAGTTCAAGTGTTAGAAATTGACGAAGAACGTCGTCGTATTTCTCTAGGTATCAAACAAACTAGAACTAATCCATGGGAAGACTTCTCCACTCGTTACAACAAAGGTGACAAAATCACTGGTAATATCAAATCAATCACTGATTTCGGTATCTTCATTGGTTTAGAAGGTGGTATCGATGGTCTAGTGCACCTATCTGACATCTCTTGGAACGAAACAGGTGAAGAAGCTGTTCGTAACTACAAGAAAGGTGATGAAATTGAAACTATCATCTTATCTGTTGATGCAGAACGTGAGCGTATCTCTTTAGGTATCAAACAACTTGAAGCTGATCCATTCCTTGATTATGCTGAAACCCATGATAAAGGTACAGTAGTTAAAGGTACTGTGAAAGAAGTGGATGCTAAAGGTGCAATTATCACTTTAGCTGAAGAAGTTGAAGGTCAACTAAAAGCTGCTGATATCTCTCGTGAACGTGTTGAAGATGCACGTACAGTGTTGAAAGAAGGTGAAGAAGTTGAAGCGAAGATCACTAACGTTGATCGTAAATCTCGTGTAATCACTCTTTCTATCAAAGCTAAAGATGTTGAAGAAGAGAAAGATGCACTTAAAGAACTTCGTAAACAAGACGATTCAGCACCAACTACATTAGGTGACTTATTCCGTCAAAAGTTAGAAGATCAAAATAACTAA